The Sulfuricurvum sp. genome contains a region encoding:
- a CDS encoding DUF255 domain-containing protein, translating into MKKLWLLALMVVSVFASEINWNSSYDQALEQAKKENKPLMVLITSEQCRWCRKLENTTLKDESIINHINGKFQAVNVTRDKSIYPKTLSAKMVPMSYFIDPKTGKILSSIPGYWESEDYNSILDEALQKFKK; encoded by the coding sequence ATGAAAAAATTATGGTTACTTGCCTTAATGGTCGTTAGTGTGTTTGCAAGTGAAATCAACTGGAACAGCTCGTATGATCAGGCTTTAGAACAAGCAAAAAAAGAGAATAAGCCATTAATGGTATTGATTACCAGTGAGCAATGTCGTTGGTGCCGTAAACTCGAAAATACAACACTCAAAGATGAATCTATCATTAATCATATCAATGGTAAATTTCAAGCCGTCAATGTTACGAGAGACAAGAGCATTTATCCCAAAACATTAAGTGCTAAAATGGTTCCTATGAGTTATTTTATCGATCCTAAAACGGGTAAAATTCTCTCTTCAATCCCTGGATATTGGGAAAGTGAAGATTATAACTCTATTCTCGATGAAGCACTACAAAAATTTAAAAAATAA